The genomic interval TTGTAGAGCGCGTACCGCATCCGGTAGTCCGCGAGGGTCGTCGTCTCCCGGGCGAACACCGCCGGCAGCACCTGGTCCGTGTAACCCCGGGCGCCGCCCGCGGAGTCGACGGCGTACTCGTAGAGGTAGTCGCCGAGGTGGAACACCACGTCGACGTCCTCCTGCGCCAGGTGCCGGTGCGCCGTGTAGTAGCCGTCGTGGTACGCCTGGCAGGCCACCGCGGCCAGCCGCAGCCGCGAGACGTCCTCGCCGGCGGCGGGGGCGGTCCGGGTGCGGCCCGCCGGGCTGATCCAGGAGCCGGTGCGGAAGCGGTAGTGGTAGGAGGTCGCCGGGTCCAGGCCCCGCACGTCCACGCGGACGCTGTGCGCGTACTCCGGGTGGGCCAGGACGGTGCCGCTGCGCACGACCAGCACGAAGGACGCGTCGAGCGCGACCTCCCAGGCCACCTCGACCTGCCGCTGCCCCAGCCCGCCGTCCGGGGTGAAGGGCGCCGGGGCCAGCCGGGTCCAGATGAGCACCGAGTCCGGCAGCGGGTCACCGGAGGCGACTCCGAGGGTGAACGGGTCCTCGGTGACGCGGGCCGCGTCGAGGCGGGGCGCGGCGAACGCGCCGCGCGCGGGGAGGCCGGTGGAGAAGGCCAGGGCGGCGGCCGCGGCGGTGGCGGTCAGGAAGCGACGGCGTGACACCTGGCGGGCGGCGGTGCGCAGTTCGGCGTCGTGCGGGGTGCGGGCGAGCGCGGGGGCAGGTCGTCCGGTACGGCCCGGCAGCGCCATCGGGTGTCCTCTCGTACGGATGCGGGGTGGACGGCGGCCGCGGGCCGGCGGGGCCGCGGACACGGAGCTGCATGCTAAGCAGACGACATGCTCGTCACAGGCATGCCGTGCGGGGCGTTCACACCACAGGCGGTACGGGGGACGGCACACGGGAGAGCGCCGCCGGCAGGGCCGGCGGCGCTCGAAGGACCGAGGGGCGGATCAGCCCGCCGACGCCCGCGCGTCGGCGCCGACCCGCTCGCGCAGCGGCAGGTGGTAGACGTGGAAGGCCCGGCCGATGACCGGCTGGGCGACGTTGCGCACCTTGACGCCGCCGGTGGTCATGCCGTGCTCACTGCCGGCGTGCGCGTGCCCGTGCACGGCGAGGTCGGCCCCGACGGTGTCGATCGCCTCCGCCAGCAGATAGCTGCCCAGGAACGGGTAGATCTCCGGCGGCTCACCGGCCAGCGTCTCCGGCACGGGGGAGTAGTGGGTGAGGGCGATCCGCACGTCGCAGTCCTCCTGCGCCAGCCGCTCCAGCGCGGTCCGCAGCCCGTCGGCGCAGCGGCGGGAGACCCGGACGAACTCCTTCATCACCGGCTCGCCGAACTCCCCGGCGCTCGCCCCGACGAATCCGCCGCCGAAACCCTTGGTGCCGGCCACCCCGACCCGGGCGTCCCCGATCCGCAGGACCGCCGCCTCGCCCTCCAGGACGTGCGCGCCCGCGTCCCGCAGCAGGCCGGACACCTCGTCCTGCCGGTCGTCGTGATGGTCGTGGTTGCCCAGCACCGCGACCACCGGCACCCCGAGGCCGCGGATCTCGTCGGCGACCACCCGGGCCTCGTCCGTCGTGCCGTGCCGGGTGAGGTCGCCGGCCAGCAGCAGCAGGTCGGCGCAGTCGGGCAGGGTGTCGAAGGCGGGACGCAGCACGCCCCGGGTGTCGGGCCCCATGTGGATGTCCCCGACGGCGGCGACCCGGATCATGACAGCTCCTCCGCGTGGTCGGGGGACGAGGGTTCGTTCACGACGATGTCGCAGTGCACGTCGAGCCCGCCGAGCTCCTCGCGCACGACGTCCAGGACGTCGTCCCGGCAGCGGGCCGAGGGCACGGTCCCGGTGACCAGGACGGCCCCGCCGCGGACCTGGACCCGCACGCCGAGCTCGCCCAGCTCGCCGGAGGCGAGACGGTCCTGGAGATGGGCGACGCGGTACTCGGGGCCCGCGGGCGGGATACCGCCCGCCGGACCGGCGTCGTGGATGTTCATGGGTTCCCTCCACGGGCGGGTCGGATGACGTTCATGCGTTCCAGCAGGAAGAAGAAGGCGGCGGGCATGGGCGCGTCGCCGCAGTCGCGCCGCACCTGCTCCCAGTCGACCTTCTCGCGCAGGGCGCGGGCGATGGGCAGGACGGCGCCGAAGTCGCAGTGGTGCTCGGAGAACGCGGCGATCAGGCCGGTGAGCAGGTCGGTCGGCGCGAGGACCGGCATCCGGACCGAGTCGACGGGCAGTTCCTGCGCGCGGCGCAGCATCTCCTCGGAGACCGGGCGGTGCGCCAGCTCGAAGATGACGTCGACGTCCTGCCCGAAGCAGGTCGCCTTGATCAGCCAGTCCTCGGGCGGGCTGTAGACGGTCAGCCCGGCGTCCCGCAGCGTGGCCGCGACCGGGCCCGCGTCCTCCGGGCGGACGCAAAAGTCCACGTCGTGCTGGAGGTTGCCGCTGCCGCCGTGGGCGTGCACGGCGACGCTGCCCGCCAGCGCGAAGAGGTGCCCGCCCCGCTTCAGCACCGCGCCGACCTGCTTGGCCGCCTCCAGGATGGCCTGGTTGCGGTCGCGGGGGAGGCCGGAGTCGTCGGCGCCTGCGAGCGGCGGCTCGGCCCGCGGGTCGAGCGGCGGCGCCTCTTCGGGGACGTCGGAGGCCAGGCGGAGATCCGGTGTCCCCGGGCGCCGTGTCCCGACGACGTCCTCGCCGTTCTCCGTCATGACCACTCCTTTCGCGGCCGGACCGTGTGGACGGCCGCTGTCTCCGTGCCCGTCGCGGGCGCACGCCGTGTGTGCCTGTTCCTGGTACCCGGAGCGCCCGTTCCGACACGGGGCGCAGGCCCGCGCCGGCAGCGGGGGGACCGCTTCGGGCGTACCCGGGCGGCGCGCCGGCCGATCCGGACCGACGATGGGTCGAGAACCGTCGAAACGGGCCCGGGTGTCCGGTGGTGGAGGTCGACATGGAGCAGGACACGTCGCGTGCGTCGGAGCTTCCGCAGCCCTTGCGGGCCGTCGCCTCGCACCTGCGGCGGCTGCCGGGCGCCGGACAGGTCGGCAAGGCGGCCGGCACCGCACTCGACACCCTCGGCGCGGTGTCCCCCCGCGGCCGCCGCATCGCCGTCTACACCGGTGCGGGCGTCCTCGGCGTCGCCGGCCTGGTGGAGTGGCCCGTCGCCGTGACCGGAGCGGCGGTCGCCTGGCTGACCCGGCCCCGCGACGAGCGGGAGGCCGCCGCCGAGGACACGCCGGAGGCGCCTGCCGGCGACGGCGGCGGTGAGGGTGACGGCGAGGAGGCGTGGGCCGCCGCGACGCGCGAGGGCGGGGCCCCCGCCGCGGCGGGCGCGGAAGCCGACGCGGCCCGCCGCACCCCCGCCGGCGCCTCCGGTGACCACCGTCCCCCCGCCGGCCCCGGCGACCGTCTCACCCCCACCAGGCACCGCCCCGGCGGTGAACCGGCACCGCACGTGCAGCCCGCCAAGGTGGGGGACGAAGGGACCGCGTCCGCGTTGCGGAAGGTGGCCGCGGCGACCGGGCACGACGACGCTCCCGGGCGGCCGGGACACGGCCGGCGTTCCGGCTGAGGCACGGGCAGGGGATCCGGAATGCTCGCACTGTTCGATGTCGCCCCGTTCGCCGGAGCCGTGGCCGGGGCCGCCGCCGGGGCGGTCCGCGGGACGGCCCACGGCGTGGCCTCCGTCCAGGTCACCACGCGCCGCGTGACGCACGTCGCCCGCAACGCCCTCGGCGGCGACCGCCACTGGCGGGCCGGCCACCGCGTGCACCTGGCGCTGCGCCACCCCGACGCCGCCGTCGGCCCCCTCGCCCGCCGGGTCGCCGCCGAGCTGCTCGACCACCCCGACGTCGTCGCCGCGTACTGGGACGAGGGGCTGGCCCGGCTCGTGGTGACCGCCGTGGACGACGCGGCCGGCGACCGCGTGACCGAGCGGGCCGTCGCGGCCGCCGCGCGCCTCGGGCTCGCCGAGGACACCGCCCCCGAGGCGGACGACGGCACCGCGCACCCCGGCGACCCGCGCGAGGTCCGGGTCGCCGCCGCCGCGCTGCTGCTGGACGCCGCCGGTGCGGCCGGCGCCCTCGCCGGCCGGTCGCTGCGCCTGCCTCGCAGCCCCAAGGCCGTCACCGCCCTGGTGACCCTGCTGCGCGAGAACCCCCGCTTCCGCGCCCGGCTGCGCGAGCGGTTCGGCGGCAGCGGCATGGAACTGCTGCTCGCCGCCGCCAACGCCGCCGCGCACGGCGCCGCCCAGTCCCCGGTGTCGCTGCTGCTCGACGCGCTGCTGCGCACCGGACAGCTCACCGAGGCGACCGCCCGCGCGGCGGCCTTCGAGGCGCTCCACGACGACGTGTGCCGTGAGCGGCGCACCAGCGTCCCGCCCCCGCAGGGCGTCCGCCCGCCCCTGCGCGTGACCCCGGCGCAGGCGTACGCGGCGGGCGCGGGCACCGGCAGCGTGGCCGGGGCCGCCGCCACCCTCCTCGTCACCCACGACACCGGTGAGGCCGCCGAGGCCGTGCTCGCCGGATCGCCCAAGGCCGCGCGCTACGGCCCCGCCGCCTTCAACTCCGTGCTCGGCACCCAGCTCGCCCGCACCGGCGTACTGGTGCGCGGCAGGGACCGGCTGCGCCAGCTGGAGATCGCCGACTCGCTGGTCCTGCACGCCGACGCGCTCCGCGGCCTCCCCCCGGCCGAGGACGAGGAGCCCGCGCCGTACCACGACCCCGTGCACCCGCAGGCGGAGGCGGTGCTCGACGCGGCGCGCCGGGCCGGGCTGCACGTCGTCGTCACCGGCGGCTCCGAGCTGAAGGACATCACCCGCCTCGCCGACGAGGTGGCCCCCGCCGGCCTGCCGTTCGGCGACATCGTCCGCGCCCTCCAGCAGGACGGGCACATCGTCGTCAGCGTGGCCCGCGTGCCCGACGGCGGGGACCGGGACGTCGCGGACGGGCTGCCCGCCGGCGACGTGGCGATCGCCCTCACCGACGGCCGTTCGGCGGTCCCGTGGGGCGCCGACGCCCTCGCCCCCGGCGGACTCGCGGACGTCTGGCGGCTGCTCACCGCCATCCCGGCGGCCCGCCGGGTCGGCCGCCGCTCGCAGACCCTGGCCCGCGCGGGCGCCGCCCTCTCCGGGCTGCTGGTGGCCCGCGGCGGCACCCCCGGCGGCCGCGTGTGGCAGCGGCTCACCCGCCACGCCCCGGTGAACGTGGCCGCCGCCGGCGCCCTGCTCACCGGCTGGACCGCGGCCGTCCGCGTGGCCCGCGCCACCCCGCCCGAGCTGCGGCTGCACGTGCCCTGGCACGCCCTGGAACCGGACGAGGCGCACAGCCTCCTGCGGGACACCCGCACCGAGGCCGAACCCGTCGGACTCGCCCTGCTCGGCGCCCGCGTGAGGCAGCGGACCGCGCGCCTGGCCGGGACCGGCGCCGCCGCGCCCGCCCGCTGGACATGGGAGGCGGCCGGTGCGATCCGCCGCGAGCTGGACGACCCGCTCACCCCCGTCCTGGCCACCGGAGCGGTGGCGTCGGCGCTGCTCGGCTCCCTGGTGGACGCGCTGCTCGTGGTCGGCGCCATGGACCTCAACGCGGTCGCGGGGGGCCTGCAGCGGCTGCGCGCCGAACGCGCCCTCGCCCGGCTGGCCGCCCGTCAGCAGCCCCGCGCGCGCCGCCGCGTCACCCGCCAGCGCACGGTCACCGTCGACGCCGCGCGGCTGCGGCCGGGCGACCGGATCGACCTCGCGGCCGGCGACGTCGTGCCGGCGGACGCCCGGCTGCTGAGCGCCGACGGGCTGGAGGTCGACGAGTCGTCGCTCACCGGCGAGTCGCTGCCCGTGGCCAAGAACGTCGCCCCGACGCCGGGCGCGCCCGTGGCGCAGCGCACCTGCATGGTCTTCGAGGGCACCACCGTGGTGGCCGGCCGGGCCGAGGCGCTGGTGGTGGACACCGGCGACCGCACCGAGGCGGGCCGCGCCGTCGCCCTCGCCTCCCGCACCCCGCCCCCCGCCGGCGTGCAGGCCCGGCTGCAGGAGCTGACCCGCAAGGCCCTGCCCGTCACCCTCACCGGCGGCGCGCTGGTGACCGGCTTGTCCCTGCTGCGCGGCAGCCCGCTGCGGCGTGCCGTCAGCGGGGGAGTCGCGGTGGCCGTGGCCGCCGTGCCCGAGGGGCTGCCGCTGGTCGCGACCGTCGCCCAGATGGCCGCCGCCCGCCGCCTCTCCCGCCGGGGCGTGCTGGTGCGCACCCCGCGCACCCTGGAGGCCCTCGGCCGGGTCGACACCGTGTGCTTCGACAAGACCGGCACCCTCACCGAGAACCGCCTCCGCCTGGTGCGGGTGGCCACCGCCGACGGCGCCCTGCCGGCCCCGGACGACGAGCGGGCCGTACCGGTCGTGCGGCTGGCCGCGCGGGCCTGTCCGCAGGAGGAGACCGCCGAGGGACGCAAGGTCGCGCACGCCACCGACGAGGCCGTGCTGGACGCCGCACCGCCGGACGAGGACTGGACGGCGGACGGCGAGCTGGCCTTCGAGGCCAGCCGCGGCTACGCGGCGGCCGTCGGCCGGGACGGCGAGGACGGCGCGTACCTCGTCGTCAAGGGCGCCCCCGAGACCGTGCTGCCCGCCTGCGCGGACCTGCCCGACGAGGCGGCCGGCGCCGCCCACACCCTCGCCGGGCGGGGACTGCGCGTCCTGGCCGTCGCCCGGCGCCCGTGCGAGGGCTCCGATCCGGAGGCGGAGCTGCAGGCCGGCCTCTCCGGCCTGGAGCTCGTCGGGTTCGTCGCCCTGGCGGACGTACCGCGCGACACCTCGCGCGAACTCCTCGCCGCGCTGCGGGAGTCCGGCATCCTGCCCGTCATGCTCACCGGCGACCACCCGGAGACCGCCCGCGCCATCGCGCTGCAACTGGGCTGGCCCGAGGAGACGCAGGTGGTCACCGGGGACGACCTGGTCGCCATGGGCCGCGCCGAGAGGGTCCGCGCCCTGCACGGCGCCGGGGTCGTCGCCCGCGTCGCGCCCGAGCAGAAGCTGCACGTCGTGGAGGCCCTGCAGCAGGCCGGCCGGGTGGTGGCGATGGCCGGCGACGGCGCCAACGACGCCGCCGCCATCCGCGCCGCCGACGTGGGCGTCGGCATCGAGACCCGCGGCTCCGCGGCCGCCCGCAACGCCGCCGACATCGTGCTCACCGGCGGCGACCTGTCCGTCCTGGTGGACGCCTTCGCCGAGGGCCGGGCGCTGTGGCGCAGCGTGGCCGACGCGGTGAGCATCCTCATCGGCGGCAACGCCGGCGAGGTCGGCTTCAGCGTGCTCGGCACCCTGCTCGCCGGCTCCTCGCCGCTGTCGACCCGCCAGCTGCTCCTGGTCAACCTGCTCACCGACATGTTCCCCGCCATGGCGGTGGCGGTGACGCCGAGCGCCGACCCGTCGACGGCGGCGCACGCCGCCACCGGCCCGATGAGCCTCGACGTGCTCGGCGCGCCGCTGCTGCGCTCCATCCGGCGGCGCGGCGTCACGACCTGCCTGGGCGCGGTCACGGCGTACCTGATCGGCCGGCTCACCCCCGGCACCGAGCGCCGCTCCACCACCATGGCCCTGTGCGGGGTGGTCGGCGCGCAGCTGGTGCAGACCCTTTCCGGGCGCCGCCACAGCACGCTCGTGTGGGTGACGGCGCTGGGCTCCGCCGCCGTGCTCGCCGCCCTGGTGCAGACGCCCGGCGTCAGCCACTTCTTCGGCTGCGTCCCGCTGGGCCCGGTCGCCTGGACCGGCGTCGCCCTCGCCATCACCCTGTCCGCCCTCGCCCCGCGCCTGGAACGCCTCGCCGCGGTACGCCGCCTGTACGACCTCGCCACCCGCCTCGCCCTGCGCCTCGGCGACTTCGCGCGGCGGACCCGCCACCTGCTGCACAGCGGCATCGCCCGCCCGGTCGCCTGAGCCCGCGGGCACGGCCCCTGTCCGCCCGTGTCGGCACAACCGGCGGACGGCGCACACACTGGAAGGGCAGGGTGGTTCCGGACACCCCGGCTCCGCCGCCGCAGGCGGGCGCGTGCGCCCGGCGCCGAGGCCCGCCGCTCAGCGAGAAGGGCGAGGATCGGCATGAAGGGTTACGTCTTCCACGGCCCCGGACAGTCCGCCTGGGAGGAGGTTCCCGATCCGGAGATCCGGGAGCCCGGCGACGTCATCGTCCGCGTCGACGCCGTCACCGTCTGCGGGACGGACCTGCACATCCTCAAGGGCGACGTGCCCGAGGTGCGCCCGGGGACCGTCCTCGGTCACGAGGCGGTCGGCGAGGTCGTCGAGACGGGCGCCGACGTCCGCACCGTACGGCCCGGCGACCGGGTGCTCGTCTCCTGCGTGACCGCGTGCGGGCGCTGCCGCTTCTGCCGCGAGGGCATGTACGGGCAGTGCCGGGGCGGCGGGGGCTGGATCCTCGGGCACCTCGTCGACGGCACCCAGGCCGAGTACGTACGGGTGCCGTTCGCCGACCTGTCGGTGTACCCGCTGCCCGGCGCCCTCGCCGGCGAGGACGCGGTGCTGCTGGCGGACATCTTCCCCACCGCCTACGAAGTGGGCGTCCTCAACGGGCGGGTGCGGCCCGGGGACACCGTCGTCGTGGTCGGCGCGGGACCGGTCGGGCTGGCCGCCATCGCCACCGCCCGGCTGTTCGGGCCGGAACGGGTGGTCGCCGTGGACCTGGCGGCGGCCCGGCTCCAGGCGGCGAAGGAGTTCGGCGCCGACGCGGTGGCCGACGCGAGCGAGG from Streptomyces sp. DH-12 carries:
- a CDS encoding cation-translocating P-type ATPase, which translates into the protein MLALFDVAPFAGAVAGAAAGAVRGTAHGVASVQVTTRRVTHVARNALGGDRHWRAGHRVHLALRHPDAAVGPLARRVAAELLDHPDVVAAYWDEGLARLVVTAVDDAAGDRVTERAVAAAARLGLAEDTAPEADDGTAHPGDPREVRVAAAALLLDAAGAAGALAGRSLRLPRSPKAVTALVTLLRENPRFRARLRERFGGSGMELLLAAANAAAHGAAQSPVSLLLDALLRTGQLTEATARAAAFEALHDDVCRERRTSVPPPQGVRPPLRVTPAQAYAAGAGTGSVAGAAATLLVTHDTGEAAEAVLAGSPKAARYGPAAFNSVLGTQLARTGVLVRGRDRLRQLEIADSLVLHADALRGLPPAEDEEPAPYHDPVHPQAEAVLDAARRAGLHVVVTGGSELKDITRLADEVAPAGLPFGDIVRALQQDGHIVVSVARVPDGGDRDVADGLPAGDVAIALTDGRSAVPWGADALAPGGLADVWRLLTAIPAARRVGRRSQTLARAGAALSGLLVARGGTPGGRVWQRLTRHAPVNVAAAGALLTGWTAAVRVARATPPELRLHVPWHALEPDEAHSLLRDTRTEAEPVGLALLGARVRQRTARLAGTGAAAPARWTWEAAGAIRRELDDPLTPVLATGAVASALLGSLVDALLVVGAMDLNAVAGGLQRLRAERALARLAARQQPRARRRVTRQRTVTVDAARLRPGDRIDLAAGDVVPADARLLSADGLEVDESSLTGESLPVAKNVAPTPGAPVAQRTCMVFEGTTVVAGRAEALVVDTGDRTEAGRAVALASRTPPPAGVQARLQELTRKALPVTLTGGALVTGLSLLRGSPLRRAVSGGVAVAVAAVPEGLPLVATVAQMAAARRLSRRGVLVRTPRTLEALGRVDTVCFDKTGTLTENRLRLVRVATADGALPAPDDERAVPVVRLAARACPQEETAEGRKVAHATDEAVLDAAPPDEDWTADGELAFEASRGYAAAVGRDGEDGAYLVVKGAPETVLPACADLPDEAAGAAHTLAGRGLRVLAVARRPCEGSDPEAELQAGLSGLELVGFVALADVPRDTSRELLAALRESGILPVMLTGDHPETARAIALQLGWPEETQVVTGDDLVAMGRAERVRALHGAGVVARVAPEQKLHVVEALQQAGRVVAMAGDGANDAAAIRAADVGVGIETRGSAAARNAADIVLTGGDLSVLVDAFAEGRALWRSVADAVSILIGGNAGEVGFSVLGTLLAGSSPLSTRQLLLVNLLTDMFPAMAVAVTPSADPSTAAHAATGPMSLDVLGAPLLRSIRRRGVTTCLGAVTAYLIGRLTPGTERRSTTMALCGVVGAQLVQTLSGRRHSTLVWVTALGSAAVLAALVQTPGVSHFFGCVPLGPVAWTGVALAITLSALAPRLERLAAVRRLYDLATRLALRLGDFARRTRHLLHSGIARPVA
- a CDS encoding nucleotidyltransferase family protein → MTENGEDVVGTRRPGTPDLRLASDVPEEAPPLDPRAEPPLAGADDSGLPRDRNQAILEAAKQVGAVLKRGGHLFALAGSVAVHAHGGSGNLQHDVDFCVRPEDAGPVAATLRDAGLTVYSPPEDWLIKATCFGQDVDVIFELAHRPVSEEMLRRAQELPVDSVRMPVLAPTDLLTGLIAAFSEHHCDFGAVLPIARALREKVDWEQVRRDCGDAPMPAAFFFLLERMNVIRPARGGNP
- a CDS encoding alcohol dehydrogenase catalytic domain-containing protein, with protein sequence MKGYVFHGPGQSAWEEVPDPEIREPGDVIVRVDAVTVCGTDLHILKGDVPEVRPGTVLGHEAVGEVVETGADVRTVRPGDRVLVSCVTACGRCRFCREGMYGQCRGGGGWILGHLVDGTQAEYVRVPFADLSVYPLPGALAGEDAVLLADIFPTAYEVGVLNGRVRPGDTVVVVGAGPVGLAAIATARLFGPERVVAVDLAAARLQAAKEFGADAVADASEGPEQLVEDLTGELGADVVIEAVGAPETFELCTRVVRPGGHVANVGMHGAPATLHLEDLWIKNVTITTGLVDTHSTPTLLRMAAAGRLPTRRLVSHTFPLDQMQEAYDVFADAAGTGALKVVLGVPQHEVVAVPPTV
- a CDS encoding BON domain-containing protein — protein: MNIHDAGPAGGIPPAGPEYRVAHLQDRLASGELGELGVRVQVRGGAVLVTGTVPSARCRDDVLDVVREELGGLDVHCDIVVNEPSSPDHAEELS
- a CDS encoding metallophosphoesterase is translated as MIRVAAVGDIHMGPDTRGVLRPAFDTLPDCADLLLLAGDLTRHGTTDEARVVADEIRGLGVPVVAVLGNHDHHDDRQDEVSGLLRDAGAHVLEGEAAVLRIGDARVGVAGTKGFGGGFVGASAGEFGEPVMKEFVRVSRRCADGLRTALERLAQEDCDVRIALTHYSPVPETLAGEPPEIYPFLGSYLLAEAIDTVGADLAVHGHAHAGSEHGMTTGGVKVRNVAQPVIGRAFHVYHLPLRERVGADARASAG